In a single window of the Rhizobiaceae bacterium genome:
- the corA gene encoding magnesium/cobalt transporter CorA, translating into MLRVFAAESGRLRLIADPSDLNSKAVWVDLANPTDEEEAVIEGWLGVNVPTRDEMEEIEISSRLYSENGAHFMTVILPAHSDTERNVVGPVTFVLAKGKLVTVRYHEPRAFQTFPMRAEASDLQCNNGQSILLGLLEAIVDRLADLLEAVSRDVVDLSGEIFHPSESNASKRDIGFQVLLRRIGRKEDFLSNIQYSLVSLQRLGSYLTSVSLEGKQSSDLRSRVKTISRDINSLTAHAESLSNKITFLLDATLGMINIQQNAIIKIVSVAAVVFLPPTLVASIYGMNFDIMPELKWAFGYPAALLLMVVAAVVPYWWFKRQGWL; encoded by the coding sequence ATGCTGAGAGTTTTTGCTGCCGAGAGCGGGCGCCTGCGCTTGATAGCTGATCCATCGGATCTGAACAGCAAAGCTGTTTGGGTTGATCTGGCCAACCCGACTGACGAGGAAGAGGCAGTCATCGAAGGTTGGCTCGGCGTCAACGTTCCAACGCGCGATGAAATGGAGGAAATCGAGATTTCGTCTCGCTTGTACAGCGAAAACGGCGCTCACTTCATGACGGTTATCCTGCCGGCACATTCTGATACGGAAAGAAATGTCGTCGGTCCCGTAACTTTCGTTCTTGCCAAGGGAAAGCTTGTAACGGTGAGATACCATGAGCCACGAGCGTTCCAGACTTTTCCCATGCGAGCGGAGGCTTCGGACCTCCAATGCAACAACGGACAGTCGATTCTCCTGGGGCTGCTTGAAGCGATTGTGGACAGGTTGGCCGATTTGCTGGAAGCGGTTAGCCGGGACGTGGTCGACTTGTCCGGCGAAATCTTTCATCCGAGCGAAAGCAACGCATCGAAACGTGACATCGGATTTCAGGTGCTGCTCCGGCGCATAGGACGCAAAGAGGATTTTCTGTCCAACATTCAGTATAGTCTGGTGAGCTTGCAGCGGCTGGGCAGCTATCTCACGAGCGTTTCACTTGAAGGCAAACAAAGCTCCGATCTTCGTTCCCGGGTGAAAACGATCTCCCGTGACATCAATTCCCTGACGGCTCACGCTGAATCGCTGAGCAACAAGATTACGTTTCTGCTCGATGCAACCTTGGGGATGATCAACATTCAACAAAATGCAATCATCAAGATCGTCTCCGTAGCCGCCGTCGTATTCCTTCCCCCGACGCTGGTTGCATCAATCTACGGAATGAATTTTGACATAATGCCGGAACTGAAATGGGCATTTGGATATCCGGCGGCGCTCCTCCTGATGGTTGTAGCCGCTGTGGTTCCGTATTGGTGGTTCAAGCGTCAGGGATGGCTGTAG
- a CDS encoding class 1 fructose-bisphosphatase: MATATLDAYLDSFAGSGDAVRGAVAETIRQLSGAARKVRSMVLEGATGIGVATGRLNSDGDAQKELDVVADDLFLAAMRDAPVAAYASEENERAVALCPGAPLAVAIDPLDGSSNIESNVSIGTIFSILPCLGGRPTDPAADFFQPGRKQLAAGFFIYGPQLALVVSLGSGTHVFVFSSRLGTYVQLHESRIIPERTSEFAINAANYRHWSEAVRLYVDDCLKGSDGPRERDFNMRWIASLVADAYRILIRGGVFCYPADQRKGYAHGRLRLVYEANPIAFLIEQAGGRATDCIDPILDITPLSLHQRVPLCFGSRKEVERIARYHLEPSAIGERHPLFSNRGLFRA; the protein is encoded by the coding sequence ATGGCCACGGCCACGCTCGACGCATATCTCGATTCATTTGCCGGCTCCGGCGACGCGGTGCGGGGTGCCGTGGCCGAAACGATCCGGCAGCTTTCGGGCGCGGCGCGCAAGGTCCGTTCGATGGTTCTCGAAGGGGCGACCGGCATCGGCGTGGCCACCGGGCGGCTCAACAGCGACGGCGATGCGCAGAAGGAGCTGGACGTCGTCGCGGATGATCTGTTCCTCGCCGCGATGCGTGACGCGCCGGTCGCGGCCTATGCGTCTGAAGAAAACGAGCGCGCGGTCGCGCTGTGTCCAGGCGCTCCGTTGGCAGTCGCGATCGATCCGCTCGACGGTTCGTCGAACATCGAATCGAATGTTTCCATTGGCACGATTTTTTCGATCCTCCCGTGTCTCGGCGGCAGGCCGACCGATCCTGCCGCCGATTTTTTTCAACCGGGCAGGAAGCAGCTTGCGGCGGGCTTTTTCATCTACGGCCCGCAACTCGCGCTGGTCGTGTCGCTGGGCAGCGGCACGCACGTCTTCGTTTTTTCAAGCCGCCTCGGAACATATGTGCAGCTTCATGAAAGCCGCATCATTCCTGAACGGACGTCCGAATTTGCCATCAATGCGGCGAACTACCGGCACTGGAGCGAGGCGGTCCGCCTTTATGTCGACGATTGCCTGAAAGGCAGCGACGGCCCGCGCGAACGCGATTTCAACATGCGCTGGATCGCATCGCTCGTCGCCGACGCCTATCGCATCCTGATCCGTGGCGGCGTGTTCTGCTATCCGGCCGACCAGCGCAAGGGATATGCGCATGGGCGGCTGCGACTGGTCTATGAGGCCAATCCGATAGCCTTCCTGATCGAGCAGGCGGGTGGCCGGGCGACCGACTGCATCGATCCGATACTCGATATCACGCCGCTTTCGCTGCACCAGCGCGTGCCGCTTTGCTTCGGCTCGCGCAAGGAGGTCGAGCGCATCGCCCGCTATCATCTGGAGCCGTCCGCCATCGGCGAGCGGCATCCGCTGTTCAGCAATCGCGGTCTTTTCAGGGCATGA
- the tkt gene encoding transketolase translates to MANAIRALAMDAVQKANSGHPGMPMGMADVATVLFSRFITLDPSKPDWPDRDRFVLSAGHGSMLQYALHHLVGYEDMPMAQLQSFRQLGSRTAGHPEYGHALGIETTTGPLGQGLATAVGMALAERMMAARFGADLVDHHTYVIAGDGCLQEGISHEAIDLAGHLKLGRLIVLWDNNSISIDGPTALATSMDQPARFRAAGWEVFEIDGHDMEAIASALEQAREAERPVLIACRTLIGKGAPHMQGSEKTHGAPLGEAEIAATREALGWPYEPFEIPAGILSGWRSVAERGRAARIDWERRLAASPHRGAFEDLVSGRVPDGVNRALAAFREEHVQQATGVATRKASEMALAVINAATELTIGGSADLTHSNLTLTKGLGRIAPGDYGGRYIHYGIREHGMAAAMNGIALHGGFIPYGGTFLCFADYARGAMRLSALMKQRVIYVMTHDSIGLGEDGPTHQPIEHLAMLRATPGIDVYRPADIVETAEAWELALAANGPSVFVLSRQNLPMLREAGQPGNLSARGAYLLRRPDGDRDVTLIATGSEVEIAVKATGLLAREGVSAAVVSMPSWERFEAQEQDYRDEVLGTAPRVAIEAAARLGWDRWIGERGAFIGMNGFGASAPAADLYRHFNITAEHAAETALRLIAIFKEGRKP, encoded by the coding sequence ATGGCCAATGCAATCCGCGCACTGGCGATGGATGCCGTACAGAAGGCCAATTCCGGCCATCCCGGCATGCCGATGGGCATGGCGGATGTCGCGACCGTTCTGTTCTCGCGGTTCATTACCCTCGACCCGTCGAAGCCCGACTGGCCCGACCGTGACCGTTTCGTGCTTTCAGCCGGGCATGGTTCGATGCTGCAATATGCCCTGCACCATCTGGTCGGCTACGAGGACATGCCGATGGCGCAGTTGCAGTCCTTCCGCCAGCTCGGCAGCCGCACGGCGGGCCACCCCGAATACGGCCATGCGCTCGGCATCGAGACGACGACCGGCCCGCTCGGGCAGGGCCTCGCTACCGCTGTTGGAATGGCGCTTGCGGAACGCATGATGGCGGCGCGCTTCGGCGCCGATCTGGTCGATCACCACACTTATGTCATCGCCGGGGACGGCTGCCTCCAGGAAGGCATCAGCCATGAGGCGATCGACCTTGCGGGGCATTTGAAGCTTGGTCGCCTGATCGTGCTTTGGGACAACAATTCTATCTCTATCGACGGTCCGACGGCGCTGGCCACGTCGATGGACCAGCCGGCGCGCTTTCGTGCCGCCGGATGGGAGGTGTTCGAGATCGACGGCCATGACATGGAGGCAATCGCGTCGGCGCTCGAACAGGCGCGCGAGGCCGAACGTCCCGTTTTGATCGCCTGCCGCACCCTGATCGGCAAAGGCGCGCCCCACATGCAGGGGTCCGAAAAGACGCATGGCGCGCCGCTCGGTGAAGCTGAGATCGCCGCGACGCGCGAGGCGCTCGGCTGGCCGTATGAGCCGTTTGAAATCCCGGCGGGTATCCTTTCGGGCTGGCGATCCGTCGCGGAGCGGGGCAGGGCCGCGCGGATCGACTGGGAACGCAGGCTGGCCGCTTCCCCGCATCGCGGCGCTTTCGAGGACTTGGTGTCAGGCCGCGTGCCGGATGGCGTGAACCGGGCACTTGCTGCGTTCCGGGAGGAGCATGTGCAGCAGGCGACCGGCGTCGCGACGCGCAAGGCGTCCGAGATGGCGCTGGCCGTCATAAACGCCGCGACGGAGTTGACGATCGGCGGTTCGGCGGACCTCACGCATTCCAACCTGACGCTGACCAAGGGACTCGGCCGCATTGCGCCCGGAGACTATGGCGGGCGCTACATTCACTACGGCATTCGCGAACATGGAATGGCGGCGGCCATGAACGGCATCGCGCTGCATGGCGGGTTCATTCCCTATGGCGGCACGTTCCTGTGCTTTGCCGACTATGCACGCGGTGCGATGCGCCTTTCTGCCTTGATGAAGCAGCGCGTCATCTATGTGATGACCCATGATTCCATCGGCCTCGGCGAGGATGGTCCCACGCATCAGCCGATTGAGCATCTGGCGATGCTGCGTGCCACGCCCGGTATCGACGTCTATCGCCCCGCCGACATCGTCGAGACAGCCGAAGCATGGGAACTCGCGCTCGCCGCCAACGGCCCGAGCGTGTTCGTGCTGTCGCGGCAGAACCTGCCCATGCTGCGCGAGGCCGGTCAGCCAGGCAATCTGTCGGCTCGCGGGGCCTATCTGTTGCGCCGCCCGGATGGCGACCGGGATGTGACCCTCATTGCGACCGGCTCGGAGGTTGAGATCGCGGTCAAGGCGACCGGGCTGCTGGCGCGCGAGGGCGTTTCCGCAGCGGTGGTTTCGATGCCCTCATGGGAGCGTTTCGAAGCTCAGGAACAAGACTATCGCGACGAGGTGCTGGGCACTGCGCCGCGCGTCGCCATCGAAGCGGCCGCACGGCTCGGCTGGGACCGCTGGATCGGCGAGCGGGGCGCATTCATCGGCATGAACGGATTCGGGGCGAGCGCGCCAGCCGCCGATCTCTACCGCCATTTCAACATCACCGCCGAACACGCCGCCGAAACGGCGCTGCGGCTGATCGCCATTTTCAAGGAAGGAAGAAAACCATGA
- a CDS encoding LysR substrate-binding domain-containing protein translates to MRNLSLKQLRTVQEIAVRGKINSAANSLSLTAPAVTIQLRQAEEEIGLALFDRTQDGMRPTAAGLAVIDAAQAIQERLRMLGDEIDALKGLRAGSLTLGVVSTAKYFAPRLMAAFARLHPAIDMKLAIGNRAEIIDMLKDHAVDIALMGRPARTVPVRAVAFGDHPLVIVAAPDHPLAKIRDISKARIAEERFLIREPGSGTRISLEIFFSDIPGRIDDLGVELGSNETIKQAVMAGLGVAFISAHTIALEVEFGRLVVLDVEGLPIRRQWFSVMRADRTASPAMATFHDFLMQQGVAYLPLLDKLYPAQS, encoded by the coding sequence ATGCGCAATCTTTCGCTCAAACAACTCCGCACCGTGCAGGAAATTGCTGTGCGCGGCAAAATAAACAGTGCAGCCAATAGCTTGTCCCTGACCGCGCCGGCTGTGACCATCCAGCTCAGGCAGGCGGAAGAAGAGATCGGGCTTGCCCTTTTCGACCGCACACAGGACGGCATGCGTCCGACCGCCGCAGGGTTGGCGGTCATCGATGCCGCACAAGCGATCCAGGAAAGGCTGCGCATGCTCGGCGACGAGATAGATGCGCTCAAGGGCCTGCGCGCCGGGAGCCTGACGCTTGGCGTCGTATCCACCGCCAAATATTTCGCGCCACGCCTGATGGCGGCTTTCGCCCGGCTTCATCCGGCTATCGATATGAAGCTGGCGATTGGCAACCGCGCCGAGATCATCGACATGCTCAAGGACCACGCGGTGGACATTGCCCTGATGGGGCGGCCCGCCCGAACGGTTCCGGTGCGCGCCGTCGCCTTCGGCGACCATCCGCTGGTGATCGTGGCAGCGCCCGACCACCCGCTGGCGAAGATACGCGACATATCCAAGGCACGCATCGCGGAGGAGAGGTTCCTTATCCGCGAACCCGGATCGGGCACGCGCATTTCGCTCGAGATCTTCTTCTCCGACATTCCGGGCCGTATCGATGACCTTGGCGTCGAACTGGGTTCGAACGAGACCATCAAGCAGGCGGTGATGGCCGGATTGGGCGTGGCATTCATTTCCGCGCATACGATTGCGCTTGAAGTCGAGTTCGGTCGCCTCGTTGTGCTGGACGTGGAGGGCCTGCCGATCCGCAGGCAGTGGTTCAGCGTCATGCGGGCGGATCGCACGGCGTCCCCGGCCATGGCGACGTTCCACGACTTCCTGATGCAACAGGGCGTCGCCTATCTTCCCTTGCTGGACAAGCTCTATCCGGCCCAGTCATGA
- a CDS encoding formylglycine-generating enzyme family protein, translated as MNRVARESGNMRSHRDAMVYIPGGVFTMGSDSHYREEAPTHRVHVDPFMIDVAPVTNREFRRFVSETGHVTLAEKIPDANDYPGALPEMLFAGSLVFKKTPGPVDLRDPTNWWHFTKGANWRHPGGPNSGLFKRDNHPVVHVAYEDALAYAKWAGKDLPTEAEWEFAARGGLEEAEYAWGEEFAPGGRQMANTWQGLFPFENTKLDGFEQTSPVTKFPPNGYGLHDMIGNVWEWTSDWWTEQHSADADSPCCLPRNPRGGLEGESYDPRQPEIRIPRKVLKGGSHLCAPNYCRRYRPAARHAQPVDTSTSHVGFRCVLREKPSSEA; from the coding sequence ATGAACCGGGTTGCTCGCGAATCTGGGAATATGCGATCGCACCGGGATGCAATGGTCTACATCCCGGGCGGCGTTTTTACGATGGGCTCCGACAGCCACTATCGCGAAGAAGCGCCCACGCACAGAGTTCATGTCGATCCGTTCATGATCGACGTTGCACCGGTAACGAACCGCGAATTTCGACGGTTCGTCAGCGAAACCGGCCATGTGACGCTCGCCGAGAAAATACCCGACGCAAACGACTATCCGGGCGCCCTGCCCGAAATGCTCTTTGCCGGTTCGCTCGTGTTCAAGAAGACGCCCGGGCCTGTCGACCTGCGCGACCCCACGAACTGGTGGCACTTCACGAAAGGCGCGAACTGGCGGCATCCGGGCGGCCCGAACAGCGGCTTGTTCAAACGTGACAATCACCCGGTCGTCCATGTCGCCTATGAGGACGCGCTCGCCTATGCAAAATGGGCCGGCAAGGACCTTCCGACCGAAGCCGAATGGGAATTTGCCGCGCGCGGCGGCCTTGAAGAAGCCGAGTATGCCTGGGGCGAGGAGTTTGCGCCCGGCGGACGGCAAATGGCCAATACCTGGCAGGGACTGTTTCCTTTTGAAAACACCAAGCTGGACGGGTTCGAGCAGACCTCGCCCGTGACGAAGTTTCCGCCGAACGGCTACGGTCTTCATGACATGATCGGAAATGTCTGGGAGTGGACCTCCGATTGGTGGACAGAGCAACATTCTGCGGACGCGGACAGCCCCTGCTGCCTGCCCCGCAACCCGAGGGGAGGATTGGAGGGGGAAAGCTATGATCCGCGCCAGCCGGAAATCCGGATACCGCGGAAAGTGCTCAAGGGAGGGTCACACCTGTGTGCGCCGAACTACTGCAGGCGCTATCGGCCTGCGGCAAGGCACGCGCAGCCCGTTGACACATCCACGAGCCATGTCGGGTTTCGCTGTGTCCTGCGCGAAAAGCCTTCATCGGAAGCGTAA
- a CDS encoding CidA/LrgA family protein, with protein sequence MLVPAFAIILLFQLTGEVIARAIHLPLPGPVLGMVFMAVALNISPGLREIISPVAKGLLRYLALMFVPVGVGVVANLQVLQAHWFALTVSILVSTALAILVGAATFVLVARLTGSRSDD encoded by the coding sequence ATGCTTGTTCCAGCATTCGCCATCATATTGCTTTTTCAACTGACCGGAGAGGTCATCGCGCGGGCGATACATCTGCCCTTGCCGGGACCTGTCCTCGGAATGGTGTTCATGGCTGTGGCCTTGAACATTTCGCCGGGGCTGCGCGAGATCATTTCGCCGGTTGCCAAAGGCCTGCTGAGATATCTGGCGCTCATGTTCGTGCCGGTCGGGGTGGGCGTCGTCGCCAATCTGCAGGTGCTCCAGGCGCACTGGTTTGCCTTGACCGTATCGATCCTCGTTTCGACCGCGCTCGCAATCCTCGTCGGGGCGGCGACCTTCGTCCTTGTCGCGCGCCTGACCGGGAGCAGGTCCGATGACTGA
- a CDS encoding phosphoribulokinase, translating to MSAKHPIISITGSSGAGTTSVKRIFEQIFRREKIEAAFIEGDAFHRYDRAGMKAKVAEEESGGNPNFTHFNAEANELEILQEVFEEYGRKGQGRTRTYVHDDDEAEQYGSAPGTFTPWREFGQSDLLFYEGLHGCAVTDKVDLARLADLKIGVVPVINLEWIQKIHRDRATRGYSTEAVVDVILRRMPDYTRFIVPQFALTNINFQRVPIVDTSNPFIARWIPTPDESMLVIRFANPRGIDFPYLLSMIHDSFMSRANSIVVPGNKLDLAMQLILTPLILQLFERKRRAS from the coding sequence ATGTCGGCAAAGCATCCCATCATCTCGATCACCGGCTCCTCGGGCGCGGGCACGACCTCGGTCAAGCGCATTTTCGAGCAGATTTTCCGCCGCGAGAAGATCGAGGCCGCCTTCATCGAGGGCGATGCCTTTCACCGCTACGACCGAGCGGGCATGAAGGCCAAGGTGGCGGAGGAGGAATCGGGCGGAAACCCCAATTTCACCCATTTCAACGCCGAAGCCAATGAGCTGGAAATCCTCCAGGAGGTGTTCGAGGAATATGGCCGCAAAGGGCAGGGCCGCACGCGCACCTATGTCCACGATGACGATGAAGCGGAGCAATATGGCTCCGCCCCCGGCACGTTCACGCCATGGCGGGAGTTCGGCCAAAGTGACCTGCTCTTCTATGAAGGGCTGCATGGCTGCGCCGTCACCGACAAGGTCGACCTCGCCCGGCTGGCGGACCTGAAGATCGGCGTCGTTCCCGTCATCAATCTCGAATGGATTCAGAAAATCCATCGCGACCGCGCGACCCGTGGTTATTCGACCGAGGCCGTGGTGGACGTGATCCTGCGCCGCATGCCCGACTATACACGCTTTATCGTGCCGCAATTCGCGCTGACCAACATCAATTTCCAGCGCGTGCCGATTGTCGATACGTCGAACCCTTTCATCGCGCGCTGGATACCAACGCCCGACGAGTCCATGCTGGTCATCCGCTTCGCCAATCCGCGCGGCATCGATTTTCCCTACCTGCTGTCGATGATCCACGACTCGTTCATGAGCCGTGCGAACTCGATCGTCGTGCCTGGCAACAAGCTCGATCTCGCAATGCAACTCATACTGACCCCGCTCATCCTGCAACTCTTCGAGCGCAAGAGGCGCGCGTCCTGA
- a CDS encoding arylsulfatase yields the protein MAKTPKADKPNILVIWGDDIGQSNLSCYTHGLMGYRTPNIDRLAKEGMLFTDSYGEQSCTAGRSSFITGQSVYRTGLSKVGVPAAPVGMSEKLVTIPAVLKNLGYATGQFGKNHLGDLNHMLPTNHGFDEFFGNLYHLNAEEEPEMYDYPPEKDFPNFRANFGPRGVIRSWATDVDDPTVEPRWGKVGKQKIEDTGPLTRERMVTCDDEFAEAASDFIKRQHKDGKPFFVWLNFTHMHLFTHTKKESLGQAGRWQSPYHDTMIDHDKNVGQLLDLLDELGIADDTFVMYSTDNGPHRNSWPDGGMTPFRSEKNTNWEGAFRIPLLARWPGHIEAGSVANGIVQHHDWLPTFLAMAGAPDIVDKLKKGYEAIGRTYKNHIDGVNLVPYLTGKEKESPRNLFVYISDDGDILAIRYDNWKIVFMEQRCQGTLQVWAEPFVRLRLPKLYNLRTDPYEFADVTSNTYYDWFLHRDYIILAGQTIAGKFAETFKDFPPIQRPNSFTIDDALAKMADASGGGLH from the coding sequence ATGGCAAAGACACCCAAAGCAGATAAGCCGAACATATTGGTCATATGGGGAGACGATATCGGGCAATCGAATCTCAGTTGCTATACCCATGGTCTCATGGGCTACCGGACCCCGAACATCGACCGCCTGGCCAAGGAAGGAATGCTTTTCACCGACTCCTACGGCGAACAATCCTGCACAGCCGGACGATCGTCTTTCATCACCGGGCAAAGCGTCTACCGGACAGGACTGTCGAAAGTCGGCGTTCCCGCAGCACCGGTCGGCATGAGCGAAAAGCTGGTGACGATCCCGGCGGTTCTCAAGAATCTCGGCTATGCCACCGGCCAGTTCGGCAAGAACCATCTCGGCGACCTCAACCACATGCTGCCAACCAATCACGGTTTCGATGAGTTTTTCGGCAACCTCTATCACCTGAACGCCGAAGAAGAGCCGGAGATGTACGACTATCCGCCGGAGAAAGACTTTCCCAATTTTCGTGCGAACTTCGGACCTCGCGGCGTCATTCGCTCGTGGGCAACGGATGTGGACGACCCGACGGTCGAACCGCGATGGGGCAAGGTCGGCAAGCAGAAGATCGAGGACACCGGTCCGCTCACACGCGAGCGCATGGTGACCTGCGACGACGAATTTGCCGAAGCGGCGTCCGATTTCATCAAGCGACAGCATAAGGACGGGAAGCCCTTTTTCGTGTGGCTCAACTTTACCCACATGCACCTTTTCACACACACAAAGAAGGAAAGTCTCGGGCAGGCAGGCCGTTGGCAGTCGCCCTATCACGACACAATGATCGACCACGACAAGAACGTCGGCCAACTGCTCGACCTGCTGGATGAGTTGGGGATCGCCGACGATACGTTCGTCATGTATTCGACCGACAACGGCCCGCATCGCAATTCATGGCCGGACGGCGGCATGACACCCTTCCGTTCGGAGAAGAACACCAATTGGGAAGGCGCGTTCCGCATCCCGCTGCTGGCGCGGTGGCCCGGCCATATCGAGGCCGGCTCGGTCGCAAACGGAATCGTCCAGCACCACGACTGGTTGCCCACTTTCCTCGCCATGGCCGGAGCGCCGGACATCGTGGACAAGTTGAAAAAGGGCTATGAGGCCATTGGCCGGACATACAAGAACCACATCGACGGCGTGAACCTTGTGCCTTACCTGACCGGCAAGGAGAAAGAGAGCCCGCGCAATCTTTTCGTCTACATCAGCGATGACGGCGACATACTGGCGATCCGGTACGACAACTGGAAGATCGTGTTCATGGAGCAGAGATGCCAGGGGACGTTACAGGTCTGGGCCGAGCCATTCGTAAGACTACGCTTACCGAAACTGTACAATCTCAGGACCGATCCGTACGAGTTCGCCGATGTCACGTCGAACACCTATTACGACTGGTTCCTGCATCGCGACTACATCATATTGGCGGGTCAGACGATTGCCGGCAAATTCGCTGAAACCTTCAAGGACTTTCCGCCCATACAGCGTCCGAACAGCTTCACCATCGATGACGCGCTTGCGAAGATGGCAGACGCCTCCGGCGGCGGCTTGCACTAA
- a CDS encoding LrgB family protein, with product MTDAFKIWSYLSQQPLLWLCATLFAYQIGETLFVKSGRNPVFNAVLIAVVLLAILLEITDTSYERYFAGAQFIHFMLGPVTVCLAVPLQENLSAIRKAIFPAAAALFAGSFAAISSALSIAWMFGADHELLATIAPKSATAPVAIGISENIGGQPTLTAVIVILTGIGGAIMVTPMLNLFRFTDWRARGFAVGVAAHGFGTVRAFQVNETAGVFASIGMGLNAVLTAFLAPLILSLF from the coding sequence ATGACTGACGCTTTCAAGATCTGGTCGTACCTTTCGCAGCAACCCCTGCTGTGGCTTTGCGCGACGCTCTTCGCCTACCAGATCGGCGAGACGCTGTTTGTGAAATCCGGGCGTAACCCTGTGTTCAACGCCGTACTGATAGCGGTGGTCCTGCTCGCCATTTTGCTTGAGATCACCGACACCAGCTATGAGCGGTATTTTGCCGGTGCGCAGTTCATCCATTTCATGCTCGGCCCGGTAACCGTGTGCCTCGCCGTGCCGCTTCAGGAAAATCTGTCGGCGATCCGCAAGGCGATTTTTCCCGCTGCTGCGGCACTCTTCGCAGGGTCGTTCGCGGCGATTTCTTCCGCGCTCAGCATCGCCTGGATGTTCGGCGCGGACCATGAACTGCTCGCCACGATCGCGCCGAAATCGGCAACGGCGCCGGTTGCCATCGGCATTTCCGAGAACATCGGCGGGCAGCCCACGCTCACTGCAGTCATCGTGATCCTGACGGGAATCGGTGGGGCCATAATGGTCACGCCCATGCTGAACCTGTTCCGGTTTACCGACTGGCGCGCGCGGGGCTTTGCCGTTGGCGTGGCGGCGCACGGCTTCGGCACCGTCAGGGCGTTCCAGGTGAACGAGACGGCAGGTGTCTTTGCATCGATCGGCATGGGCTTGAATGCGGTTCTCACCGCATTCCTCGCTCCGCTTATCCTGTCGCTTTTCTAG